A genomic region of Ensifer adhaerens contains the following coding sequences:
- a CDS encoding type II secretion system F family protein has product MFGIDITVLALAALVAISAAALAYVLLFSRIESEKKAEGRVRKVSAAETDRAKVKAARDRVSELSKRRKSVQDSLKELEKKQQERSAKSSPSMKVRLTQADLSMSVGRFYLYSALFGVFAFLVALIMGAGPAIGLGIAVIAGLGLPRWSVGFLVKRRCKKFLEEFPNALEIMVRSIKSGLPLNDALRLIAADGQEPVRTEFRRVVESQQVGLSVTEACARMINSIPLPEVNFFAIVIAIQAQAGGNLSEALSNLSKVLRERKKMRAKVGAMSMEAKASACIIGALPFIVALLVYLTSPAYMMVLFTDPRGHLIIGLGLFWMSVGIMVMRNMINFDI; this is encoded by the coding sequence ATGTTCGGCATAGACATCACCGTTCTGGCGTTGGCCGCTCTTGTCGCCATATCGGCGGCGGCGCTGGCCTACGTCCTATTGTTCTCGCGTATCGAAAGCGAAAAGAAAGCGGAAGGCCGCGTGCGCAAGGTCAGTGCGGCTGAAACGGACCGTGCCAAGGTGAAGGCAGCGCGTGACCGTGTCAGCGAACTGTCGAAGCGGCGCAAATCCGTCCAGGATTCGTTGAAGGAACTCGAGAAGAAGCAGCAGGAACGCTCGGCCAAGTCTTCCCCTTCGATGAAGGTGCGGCTGACCCAGGCGGATCTTTCGATGTCCGTCGGACGCTTCTATCTGTACAGCGCGCTCTTCGGCGTCTTCGCCTTTCTCGTCGCCCTGATCATGGGAGCCGGGCCCGCCATCGGTCTCGGTATCGCCGTGATCGCCGGCCTTGGCCTGCCTCGCTGGTCCGTCGGCTTCCTGGTCAAACGACGCTGCAAGAAGTTTCTCGAGGAATTCCCGAACGCTCTCGAGATCATGGTCCGCTCGATCAAATCGGGCCTGCCGCTCAATGATGCGCTCCGCCTCATTGCCGCCGACGGCCAGGAGCCGGTCAGGACCGAGTTTCGCCGCGTGGTGGAATCCCAGCAGGTCGGCTTGAGCGTCACCGAAGCCTGCGCCCGCATGATCAACAGCATTCCTTTGCCCGAGGTGAACTTCTTCGCGATCGTGATCGCCATTCAGGCGCAGGCGGGCGGCAACCTCTCGGAAGCCCTCAGCAACCTGTCGAAGGTACTGCGCGAACGCAAGAAGATGAGGGCAAAGGTTGGTGCGATGTCCATGGAGGCCAAGGCATCCGCTTGCATTATCGGTGCCCTGCCGTTCATCGTTGCCTTGCTGGTTTACCTGACGTCACCCGCCTACATGATGGTCCTGTTCACCGATCCGCGCGGTCACCTGATTATCGGTCTCGGCCTCTTCTGGATGAGCGTCGGCATCATGGTGATGCGCAACATGATCAACTTCGATATCTGA
- a CDS encoding CpaD family pilus assembly protein: MSTSSAFMRCTSRMAMLAIAGIFLASCGTRDNLATGSIPDDYRTRHPIVLAEGERAIDIPIASGDHRLTQGTRDVIAGFASDYRNSASGVVQIMMPRGAANSSAAQTMRREIRGVLVAAGVPAKRLLETSYDAGPYGDAAPIRLSYVAITAQTAPCGTWPEDLNLNTMENKNYYNFGCASQSNLAAQLANPTDLLGPRQTSPIDAVQRGQVITDWRGTEKSDGPVVIFN; the protein is encoded by the coding sequence ATGAGCACATCCAGCGCCTTCATGCGATGCACGAGCCGCATGGCCATGCTGGCCATTGCTGGCATTTTCCTTGCGAGCTGCGGTACGAGGGACAATCTCGCCACTGGCTCAATTCCGGACGACTATCGCACCAGGCATCCAATCGTGCTTGCTGAAGGCGAACGCGCGATCGACATTCCGATCGCTTCGGGCGATCACCGCCTGACCCAGGGCACGCGTGACGTCATCGCCGGGTTCGCCTCTGACTATCGCAATTCGGCAAGCGGCGTCGTGCAGATCATGATGCCGCGCGGCGCGGCCAACAGCAGTGCGGCCCAAACGATGCGCAGAGAAATTCGCGGCGTCCTGGTTGCCGCCGGCGTCCCGGCCAAGCGCCTGCTCGAGACCAGCTACGACGCTGGACCCTACGGAGACGCGGCACCGATCCGCTTGAGCTACGTTGCGATCACCGCCCAGACGGCGCCCTGCGGCACTTGGCCGGAAGATCTGAACCTCAACACGATGGAAAACAAGAACTACTACAATTTCGGCTGCGCCTCGCAATCGAACCTTGCAGCCCAGCTCGCCAACCCGACCGACCTCCTCGGTCCGCGCCAGACGTCGCCGATCGACGCGGTTCAGCGCGGTCAGGTGATCACGGACTGGCGCGGAACCGAGAAGAGCGACGGCCCGGTCGTCATCTTCAACTGA
- a CDS encoding CpaF family protein produces the protein MFGKRGNEGFGKSGTPGPAVPPPVVAAQPVAIERPAVPILGEPTSAIPKVQPAAAPPTRRRTARTEDYYDTKSQVFSALIDTIDLSQLAKLDTESAREEIRDIVNDIITIKNFAMSISEQEELLDDICNDVLGYGPLEPLLARDDIADIMVNGAGQTFIEVGGKVQESEIRFRDNAQLLSICQRIVGQVGRRVDESSPICDARLPDGSRVNVIAPPLAIDGTALTIRKFKKDKLTLEQLVRFGSVTPEGAVLLQIIGRVRCNIVISGGTGSGKTTLLNCLTRYIDTDERVITCEDTAELQLQQPHVVRLETRPPNIEGEGEITMRDLIKNCLRMRPERIIVGEVRGPEVFDLLQAMNTGHDGSMGTIHANTPRECLSRMESMIALGGYSLPAKTVREIIAGSVDVIIQASRLRDGSRRITHITEVVGMEGDVIITQDLMRYEIDGEDANGRIIGRHTSTGIGRPHFWDRARYFNEDKRLASTLDAMDKN, from the coding sequence ATGTTTGGCAAACGCGGAAACGAAGGCTTCGGCAAGAGCGGTACCCCGGGTCCCGCCGTTCCTCCGCCCGTTGTGGCTGCGCAACCGGTGGCAATCGAACGGCCCGCCGTGCCTATTCTGGGCGAGCCGACATCCGCGATCCCCAAGGTCCAGCCCGCCGCCGCTCCGCCGACCCGACGCCGCACGGCACGAACGGAAGACTACTACGATACGAAATCGCAGGTATTTTCCGCGCTGATCGACACGATCGACCTGTCGCAGCTGGCCAAGCTCGATACCGAGAGCGCCCGCGAAGAAATTCGCGATATCGTCAACGACATCATCACGATCAAGAACTTCGCGATGTCGATCTCCGAGCAGGAGGAACTGCTCGACGACATCTGCAACGACGTGCTGGGTTACGGTCCGCTCGAGCCGCTGCTTGCCCGCGACGACATCGCCGACATCATGGTCAATGGCGCCGGTCAGACTTTCATCGAAGTCGGCGGCAAGGTCCAGGAATCCGAGATCCGCTTCCGCGACAACGCCCAACTCCTGTCGATCTGCCAGCGCATCGTCGGCCAGGTCGGCCGCCGCGTCGACGAATCGAGCCCGATCTGCGACGCCCGCCTGCCTGACGGATCACGCGTCAACGTCATCGCCCCGCCGCTTGCCATCGACGGAACGGCACTGACCATCCGCAAATTCAAGAAGGACAAGCTCACGCTGGAGCAGCTCGTCCGCTTCGGCTCGGTAACGCCGGAAGGCGCCGTCCTCTTGCAGATCATCGGCCGCGTCCGCTGTAACATCGTCATTTCGGGCGGCACCGGCTCGGGCAAGACGACATTGCTCAATTGCCTGACGCGCTACATCGACACCGACGAGCGGGTCATCACCTGTGAGGATACCGCGGAGTTGCAATTGCAACAGCCGCATGTCGTGCGTCTGGAAACGCGCCCGCCGAACATTGAAGGCGAGGGTGAGATCACCATGCGCGATCTCATCAAGAACTGCCTGCGTATGCGGCCGGAACGCATCATCGTCGGCGAAGTGCGTGGCCCTGAGGTTTTCGATCTGCTTCAGGCGATGAACACCGGTCATGACGGCTCGATGGGAACGATCCACGCCAACACGCCGCGCGAGTGCCTGAGCCGCATGGAATCGATGATCGCCCTGGGCGGTTATAGCCTGCCGGCCAAGACCGTGCGCGAGATCATTGCCGGATCGGTGGACGTGATCATCCAGGCGTCGCGTCTGCGCGACGGCTCCCGCCGCATCACCCATATTACCGAGGTGGTGGGCATGGAAGGCGACGTGATCATCACGCAGGACCTGATGCGCTACGAGATCGATGGCGAGGACGCCAACGGACGCATCATTGGCCGCCACACCTCGACCGGCATCGGCCGCCCGCATTTCTGGGATCGCGCCCGTTATTTCAACGAGGACAAACGCCTGGCCTCCACCCTTGACGCCATGGACAAGAACTAG
- a CDS encoding type II secretion system F family protein, which produces MNTGLIKTLTDPNVLLAVLVSLAVLATFYSLIVPFFERGDLGKRMKSVASEREQIRARERARLADVQSGRASLRGQNNASIRQIVERLNLRTALMDENTVNRLKMAGFRSQNALNTFLFARFCLPFLFLLVAIVYIFVLGNFAEKPLMVRLFFAIGFAYLGFYAPNIIVANAVSKRQHSIRRAWPDALDLLLICVESGVSMELAMRRVADEIAAQSQPLAEELVLTTAELSFLPERRAALENLGVRTGLDEVRSVVQALIQADRYGTPIAQALRVLAQESRDQRMTAAEKKAAALPPKLTVPMILFFLPVLVAVILGPAGIQVADKF; this is translated from the coding sequence ATGAATACGGGCCTGATCAAGACACTGACTGATCCGAACGTCCTCCTTGCGGTTCTGGTCTCACTCGCCGTGCTCGCGACCTTCTATTCTCTCATCGTGCCGTTCTTCGAACGGGGAGATCTTGGAAAGCGGATGAAGTCGGTCGCCAGCGAGCGGGAGCAGATCCGGGCCCGCGAACGCGCGCGGCTTGCCGACGTACAGAGCGGCAGAGCAAGCCTGCGTGGCCAGAACAACGCCTCCATCCGCCAGATCGTCGAACGGCTCAACCTGCGCACCGCACTCATGGATGAGAACACCGTCAACCGTTTGAAAATGGCCGGCTTCCGCTCGCAGAACGCCCTCAATACTTTCCTGTTCGCGCGTTTCTGCCTGCCTTTCCTGTTTCTGCTCGTCGCGATCGTCTACATCTTCGTGCTCGGTAACTTTGCCGAGAAGCCATTGATGGTGCGTCTCTTTTTCGCGATCGGTTTCGCCTATCTCGGCTTCTATGCGCCCAACATCATTGTCGCCAACGCGGTCTCCAAGCGCCAGCACTCGATCCGGCGCGCCTGGCCGGATGCTCTGGACCTGCTACTGATCTGCGTTGAATCCGGCGTGTCGATGGAGCTGGCCATGCGGCGTGTCGCCGACGAAATCGCGGCCCAGTCACAGCCTCTCGCGGAAGAACTGGTACTCACGACGGCAGAACTTTCCTTCCTGCCCGAGCGTCGTGCAGCGCTTGAAAACCTCGGCGTCCGCACCGGCCTGGACGAGGTCAGGTCGGTCGTCCAGGCCCTTATCCAGGCGGATCGCTACGGCACGCCGATCGCCCAGGCCTTGCGCGTTCTTGCGCAGGAAAGCCGCGATCAGCGCATGACAGCGGCCGAGAAGAAGGCCGCGGCATTGCCACCGAAACTGACGGTGCCGATGATCCTCTTCTTCCTGCCCGTTCTGGTCGCCGTTATTCTCGGGCCTGCTGGCATCCAGGTTGCCGACAAGTTCTAA
- a CDS encoding ribose-phosphate pyrophosphokinase, translating to MKLVTGNSNRALAEAIANYLDLPLADCTVKRFADQEIHVQLHENVRGEDVYILQSTSTPADGNLMELLILTDTLRRSSARRITAVIPYFGYARQDRRATGRTPISAKLVANMIAGAGVNRVMTLDLHTDQIQGFFDIPTDNLYAAPVMTRDIEGRHDVRNLMVVSPDVGGVARARGIAKRIGTDLAIVDKRRPRAGVSEVMNIIGEVSGKSCLLIDDIVDSGGTLINAAEALLEAGATDVSAYITHGVLSEGACERIGASSLKELVVTDSIRETEAQRQTSNIRRLAIAPLIGEALARTARDQSVSSLFN from the coding sequence ATGAAGCTGGTGACCGGCAACTCCAACCGCGCCCTTGCCGAAGCCATTGCCAATTACCTGGATCTCCCCCTGGCCGATTGCACGGTCAAGCGCTTCGCCGACCAGGAAATCCACGTTCAACTTCATGAGAACGTCCGCGGCGAGGACGTGTATATCCTCCAGTCAACAAGCACGCCTGCTGACGGCAATCTCATGGAGCTGTTGATTCTGACGGATACGCTGCGCCGCTCATCAGCTCGCCGTATTACCGCCGTCATCCCATATTTCGGCTATGCCCGTCAGGACCGCCGGGCCACTGGCCGCACACCGATCTCTGCGAAGCTGGTCGCCAACATGATCGCCGGTGCGGGTGTCAATCGGGTCATGACGCTCGATCTGCATACGGATCAGATTCAGGGCTTTTTCGATATTCCGACCGATAATCTTTATGCGGCGCCGGTGATGACCCGCGACATTGAAGGGCGCCACGACGTCCGCAACCTCATGGTCGTTTCGCCTGATGTGGGCGGCGTGGCGCGAGCCCGCGGCATCGCCAAGCGCATTGGGACCGATCTTGCGATCGTCGACAAACGGCGACCCCGCGCCGGCGTGTCGGAAGTGATGAACATTATTGGCGAAGTGTCCGGCAAAAGCTGTCTGCTGATCGACGACATCGTCGATAGCGGCGGGACGCTGATCAACGCGGCTGAGGCGTTGTTGGAGGCGGGCGCCACGGATGTTTCAGCCTATATCACCCACGGCGTTCTTTCCGAAGGTGCCTGCGAACGCATTGGTGCCAGCAGCCTCAAGGAATTGGTCGTGACCGACTCCATTCGCGAAACCGAAGCTCAGCGTCAAACCTCCAACATCAGACGCCTCGCCATCGCGCCATTGATAGGCGAAGCCTTGGCCCGCACGGCTAGAGACCAAAGCGTTTCAAGCCTTTTCAACTGA
- a CDS encoding AAA family ATPase, with amino-acid sequence MSTIDYRIEAGVEGDDPSFDQVRTGDLEQVRPLPRISIHAFCETNAMQRLMERCGQDRRMAKVSLRINSGGIDAAANMFATVSTPNLIILETSTEPRSLLTELAPLAAVCDPSTKVILVGKYNDIGLYRELIRNGISEYMVAPVAMPDILTAVSAIFVDPDAEPLGRSIAFIGAKGGCGSSVIAHNCAWGISSLFSTETILADLDLPYGTANIDFDQDPPQGIAEAVFAPERLDEVFLDRLLTKCSDHLSLLAAPSMLDRAYDFETGAFHPILEILQRSAPVSVLDVPHVWTDWTRAVLGEADELVITATPDLASLRNTKNLLDAMKKLRPNDKPPHLVLNQVGMPKRPEITASEFCESLETEAVAIIPFDAALFGNASNSGRMIAEIDKKAPAAETFSQLAHLLTGRVTMKKARRGGLGKVLAALGRK; translated from the coding sequence ATGAGCACGATCGATTACAGGATCGAAGCCGGTGTCGAGGGGGACGATCCCTCCTTCGACCAGGTGCGTACGGGCGACCTGGAGCAGGTCCGCCCACTGCCGCGGATATCGATCCACGCCTTTTGCGAAACCAATGCGATGCAGCGGCTGATGGAGCGTTGCGGGCAGGACCGGCGCATGGCCAAGGTCAGCCTGCGGATCAACAGCGGCGGCATCGACGCGGCTGCAAACATGTTCGCGACCGTATCCACCCCCAATCTCATAATCCTCGAGACATCGACCGAACCGCGGTCGCTTCTGACCGAGCTGGCGCCGCTTGCAGCGGTCTGCGACCCGAGCACCAAGGTGATCCTCGTCGGCAAATACAACGACATCGGGCTCTATCGCGAACTCATCCGCAACGGCATTTCCGAATACATGGTCGCGCCAGTGGCCATGCCGGACATCCTGACTGCCGTTTCGGCGATCTTCGTTGATCCGGACGCGGAACCCCTTGGCCGAAGCATCGCCTTCATCGGTGCCAAGGGCGGCTGCGGTTCGTCCGTGATCGCGCACAACTGCGCCTGGGGCATTTCCAGCCTCTTCTCGACCGAGACCATTCTCGCCGATCTCGATCTGCCCTACGGCACGGCCAATATCGATTTCGACCAGGATCCACCGCAGGGCATTGCCGAAGCTGTATTCGCGCCGGAGCGCCTGGACGAAGTGTTCCTCGACCGGTTGCTGACCAAATGCTCCGATCACCTGTCGCTTCTGGCCGCCCCTTCCATGCTGGACCGGGCCTATGATTTCGAGACCGGTGCGTTCCACCCGATCCTGGAAATACTGCAGCGCAGTGCCCCCGTTTCCGTCCTTGACGTCCCGCATGTGTGGACGGACTGGACCCGCGCCGTGCTCGGCGAAGCCGACGAACTGGTGATCACGGCAACCCCTGATCTCGCCTCCCTGCGCAATACCAAGAACCTGCTCGACGCAATGAAGAAACTGCGTCCAAACGACAAACCGCCCCATCTGGTGCTGAACCAGGTCGGGATGCCGAAGCGTCCGGAGATTACGGCGAGCGAGTTCTGCGAATCGCTGGAAACCGAAGCGGTCGCGATTATTCCCTTTGACGCGGCCCTGTTCGGCAATGCGTCGAACAGCGGGCGGATGATCGCGGAGATCGACAAGAAGGCGCCGGCTGCCGAAACGTTTTCGCAGCTCGCACATCTTCTGACGGGCCGGGTAACGATGAAGAAGGCCCGGCGCGGCGGACTTGGCAAGGTGCTGGCCGCACTCGGCAGGAAATAG